One genomic window of Micropterus dolomieu isolate WLL.071019.BEF.003 ecotype Adirondacks linkage group LG06, ASM2129224v1, whole genome shotgun sequence includes the following:
- the zgc:110269 gene encoding probable flap endonuclease 1 homolog isoform X2 → MNQFRAATPSLSPLTGLFFRTLTFLEHDIKPVFVFDGKPPREKTAVLEKRAEAAGWSSPNCTGTASSLTKDCLQLLKLLGVPVIQAPGDAEARCAHLVREGTVDAVASEDMDTLPFGANILIRQLNAKKDSEVIEYSLPKLLEKLQISHKEFVDLCILLGCDYCDKITGLGPKRALTLIQKHRTIENVVLHINRKTHPVPHFWKYEEARKIFLDAPQTVAPELTWTEPDEEALVRFLCYVKRVKEDRVRRRMEKYRQMRESNREEREKERAAGRSRQSRMEDFFRVTRKRDQPVEAADSLSSNRKRPKSK, encoded by the exons ATGAACCAGTTCCGTGCAGCGACGCCTTCCCTAAG CCCTCTGACAGGCCTCTTCTTCCGCACGCTCACCTTCCTGGAACATGACATAAAGCCAGTCTTTGTGTTCGACGGAAAGCCTCCCAGGGAAAAGACAGCTGTT CTTGAGAAGCGAGCTGAGGCAGCTGGTTGGAGCTCCCCCAACTGCACCGGCACAG CATCATCCCTGACCAAAGATTGTCTCCAGCTTCTGAAGCTTCTGGGTGTACCAGTCATCCAG GCTCCAGGGGATGCTGAGGCACGGTGCGCCCATCTGGTGAGAGAGGGGACTGTGGACGCTGTGGCATCAGAGGACATGGACACACTGCCGTTTGGAGCCAATATTCTCATTCGCCAGCTGAATGCCAAGAAGGACAG TGAAGTCATTGAATATTCTTTGCCCAAGCTGTTAGAGAAGCTCCAAATTAGTCACAAGGAG TTTGTTGATCTGTGTATTTTATTGGGCTGTGACTACTGTGACAAGATAACTGGTCTGGGTCCTAAGAGAGCTCTGACACTGATCCAGAAGCATCGTACTATTGAGAATGTGGTTTTGCACATCAACAGAAAG ACCCATCCTGTGCCACATTTCTGGAAGTACGAAGAAGCCCGGAAGATATTCTTGGATGCACCACAAACAGTAGCTCCTGAACTCACCTGGACTGAGCCAGATGAAGAAGCCTTGGTTCGGTTCCTCTGTTACGTCAAACGCGTTAA GGAGGACAGGGTCCGTCGTCGAATGGAGAAGTACCGTCAGATGCGGGAAAGTAACCgggaggagagggaaaaggagaGGGCAGCAGGGCGCAGCAGGCAGTCTCGCATGGAGGACTTCTTTAGAGTTACCAGAAAGAGGGATCAG cCTGTGGAAGCTGCAGACTCTTTAAGCAGCAACAGAAAGAGACCAAAGTCGAAATAA
- the zgc:110269 gene encoding probable flap endonuclease 1 homolog isoform X1 yields the protein MGITKLADLIRSGAPGAISHKDISDYTGKVIALDTSIVMNQFRAATPSLSPLTGLFFRTLTFLEHDIKPVFVFDGKPPREKTAVLEKRAEAAGWSSPNCTGTASSLTKDCLQLLKLLGVPVIQAPGDAEARCAHLVREGTVDAVASEDMDTLPFGANILIRQLNAKKDSEVIEYSLPKLLEKLQISHKEFVDLCILLGCDYCDKITGLGPKRALTLIQKHRTIENVVLHINRKTHPVPHFWKYEEARKIFLDAPQTVAPELTWTEPDEEALVRFLCYVKRVKEDRVRRRMEKYRQMRESNREEREKERAAGRSRQSRMEDFFRVTRKRDQPVEAADSLSSNRKRPKSK from the exons ATGGGGATCACTAAACTGGCCGATTTGATCCGCTCAGGTGCTCCAGGTGCTATTTCTCATAAGGATATCAGTGACTACACAG GAAAAGTAATCGCACTGGATACCTCCATTGTTATGAACCAGTTCCGTGCAGCGACGCCTTCCCTAAG CCCTCTGACAGGCCTCTTCTTCCGCACGCTCACCTTCCTGGAACATGACATAAAGCCAGTCTTTGTGTTCGACGGAAAGCCTCCCAGGGAAAAGACAGCTGTT CTTGAGAAGCGAGCTGAGGCAGCTGGTTGGAGCTCCCCCAACTGCACCGGCACAG CATCATCCCTGACCAAAGATTGTCTCCAGCTTCTGAAGCTTCTGGGTGTACCAGTCATCCAG GCTCCAGGGGATGCTGAGGCACGGTGCGCCCATCTGGTGAGAGAGGGGACTGTGGACGCTGTGGCATCAGAGGACATGGACACACTGCCGTTTGGAGCCAATATTCTCATTCGCCAGCTGAATGCCAAGAAGGACAG TGAAGTCATTGAATATTCTTTGCCCAAGCTGTTAGAGAAGCTCCAAATTAGTCACAAGGAG TTTGTTGATCTGTGTATTTTATTGGGCTGTGACTACTGTGACAAGATAACTGGTCTGGGTCCTAAGAGAGCTCTGACACTGATCCAGAAGCATCGTACTATTGAGAATGTGGTTTTGCACATCAACAGAAAG ACCCATCCTGTGCCACATTTCTGGAAGTACGAAGAAGCCCGGAAGATATTCTTGGATGCACCACAAACAGTAGCTCCTGAACTCACCTGGACTGAGCCAGATGAAGAAGCCTTGGTTCGGTTCCTCTGTTACGTCAAACGCGTTAA GGAGGACAGGGTCCGTCGTCGAATGGAGAAGTACCGTCAGATGCGGGAAAGTAACCgggaggagagggaaaaggagaGGGCAGCAGGGCGCAGCAGGCAGTCTCGCATGGAGGACTTCTTTAGAGTTACCAGAAAGAGGGATCAG cCTGTGGAAGCTGCAGACTCTTTAAGCAGCAACAGAAAGAGACCAAAGTCGAAATAA
- the fbxo36b gene encoding F-box only protein 36b: MASLLTDPLFEISGLGPPPNKNFYHFAVTKSDVIWRWWKISLRTVDRGSKPGELRESHQDFLDDTCLHGDVTMVFGRQMLQYAKALCQGYYDYLERLSDALLLRIINYLELEDVGQLGQTSHRFRQLCGSEKFWEQAVRRCCNTVSAEVASLALEVGWRSIFFTSKLQLQKLISRRRLKVEVQQERQVSDPDTKAEESLDESSETNQTSTSDEESHPGIVPDLSLGTDTSSCCNVDFDPEPEADSDSRVPEQNSALSEW; this comes from the exons ATGGCGTCCCTGTTAACAGATCCGCTGTTTGAAATCTCTGGACTGGGCCCTCCGCCCAACAAGAACTTTTATCATTTTGCCGTCACCAAGTCAGAT GTGATATGGAGATGGTGGAAGATATCCCTGAGAACTGTAGACAGGGGCTCCAAGCCTGGGGAGCTGAGGGAGTCTCACCAGGACTTCTTGGATGACACTTGCTTGCATG GAGATGTCACTATGGTTTTTGGTCGTCAAATGTTGCAGTACGCCAAGGCTTTGTGCCAGGGCTATTATGATTATCTGGAGCGCCTGTCTGACGCCTTACTTCTGCGGATAATAAATTATCTAGAGCTAGAGGATGTGGGTCAGCTTGGACAAACGTCACACAGGTTCAGGCAG CTATGTGGGTCAGAGAAGTTTTGGGAGCAGGCAGTGCGGCGGTGCTGCAACACAGTTTCGGCTGAGGTGGCATCTCTGGCGCTTGAGGTTGGCTGGCGCAGCATCTTCTTCACCAGCAAGCTACAGCTGCAGAAGTTGATCAGCCGCAGGAGGCTGAAGGTCGAAGTGCAACAGGAAAGACAGGTCTCTGACCCAGATACAAAGGCGGAGGAATCTCTTGATGAAAGCTCAGAGACAAACCAAACATCCACTTCTGATGAGGAATCTCACCCTGGCATTGTTCCCGATCTAAGCCTTGGCACTGATACCAGCTCCTGCTGTAACGTTGACTTTGACCCCGAACCAGAGGCTGACTCTGATTCCAGAGTCCCAGAGCAGAACAGTGCACTGAGCGAATGGTAA
- the agfg1b gene encoding arf-GAP domain and FG repeat-containing protein 1b, whose translation MATSAKRKQEETHLKMLREMTSLPANRKCFDCDQRGPTYVNMTVGSFVCTTCSGILRGLNPPHRVKSISMTTFTHQEIEFLQKHSNEVCKHIWLGLYDDRTLVVPDFREPQKVKEFLQEKYEKKRWYVPPDQARAVSSVQASVSGSSASSTGSTPEVQPLKTLQLNKTPLRQSPGLGRSQAHSAAQEKKFDLLSDLGGDIFAAPPTQTSSSTNFANFAHFPSQSAPQGNSNTNFANFEAFGNTEIPSHLSTSPPSKSFSSGGGVPIPSMSSAVTTQSHTGSTEDRYAALAELDNKLSSTVSTGSNVQGNIFGPVLSSSPAQNPPVLPSMQPGFGSAVPSTNPFVAAAVAPEMATNPFQTNGRAPSAASFGTGSMSMPAGFGNASSYCLPTSFSGNFQQQFPGQAPIPYSQPGAYHPQSNGPAFPVYGQNKPSMTPFGQPMAGPGMSNNPFMAGAPASAFPSGSSSTNPFL comes from the exons ATGGCGACCAGTGCGAAGCGAAAGCAGGAGGAGACTCATCTGAAGATGCTCCGGGAAATGACTAGCCTGCCCGCGAATAGGAAATGCTTCGACTGCGACCAGCGCGGCCCGACCTATGTCAACATGACAGTAGGCTCCTTCGTCTGCACCACCTGCTCCGGGATCCT GCGAGGACTGAATCCCCCACACAGAGTGAAGTCCATCTCTATGACCACGTTCACACATCAGGAGATAGAGTTCCTACAGAAACACAGCAATGAG GTCTGTAAACACATCTGGTTGGGCCTCTATGACGACAGGACACTGGTTGTTCCAGATTTCCGGGAACCGCAGAAAGTAAAAGAGTTCCTTCAGGAAAAATACGAAAAGAAGCGATG GTATGTTCCCCCAGACCAGGCAAGGGCAGTATCAAGTGTCCAGGCCTCTGTGTCCGGCTCCTCAGCCAGCAGCACTGGTAGTACCCCAGAAGTCCAACCTCTCAAGACCCTGCAGCTCAACAAGACCCCACTGCGCCAG TCTCCGGGGCTAGGTCGGTCCCAGGCTCACAGTGCCGCCCAGGAGAAGAAGTTTGACTTGCTCTCGGACCTAGGAGGCGATATCTTTGCTGCTCCACCCACTCAAACTTCGAGCTCTACCAATTTTGCCAACTTTGCACATTTTCCAAGCCAGTCGG CACCTCAGGGTAATTCAAATACCAACTTTGCCAACTTTGAGGCATTTGGAAACACTGAAATTCCATCCCATCTGAGCACGTCACCTCCCTCAAAGTCCTTTTCATCAG GGGGAGGTGTGCCAATACCATCAATGTCTAGTGCCGTCACCACCCAGTCCCACACAGGGAGCACAGAGGATCGCTATGCTGCTCTGGCTGAGTTGGACAACAAGCTCAGCTCGACTGTGTCAACAGGCAGCAATGTGCAGGG GAACATATTTGGACCAGTGCTTAGTTCATCGCCAGCTCAGAATCCACCTGTGTTACCCAGCATGCAGCCTGGCTTTGGAAGTG CTGTCCCATCCACAAATCCCTTTGTTGCTGCAGCCGTGGCCCCGGAGATGGCCACCAATCCTTTCCAGACCAATGGCAGAGCTccttctgcag CCTCATTTGGTACTGGTTCTATGAGCATGCCTGCTGGCTTTGGGAATGCGTCTTCCTACTGCCTGCCGACCAGTTTCAGCGGAAACTTCCAGCAGCAATTCCCTGGCCAGGCCCCCATCCCTTACTCTCAACCTGGGGCCTACCACCCTCAGTCTAATG GCCCTGCATTCCCAGTCTACGGTCAGAACAAGCCCTCCATGACGCCCTTTGGGCAGCCCATGGCTGGCCCTGGCATGTCCAATAACCCATTCATG GCGGGAGCCCCAGCCAGCGCATTTCCTTCAGGGAGTTCTTCCACCAACCCTTTCCTGTAG